A single window of Syntrophotalea acetylenica DNA harbors:
- a CDS encoding substrate-binding domain-containing protein: MVLHNTIRKTRDERGWSQQELADRAGLSRTGISAIEAGRLIPSTAAALALAAAFNCRVEDLFVLSGQESAQWAWPPPQDPCRYWRAMIGSRQLIYPVESSPLGILPHDGVWRDGEFHDHPFADPVRTLVVACCDPAVGLLAGEYARQTPFRMLVLPRSSRTAVELLAAGLVHAAGIHLANAATPEENRETAAKILGEDFCLIRVANWEEGLALAPGLAGQDIESLMKANLRWIGREQGSGARQVLDELSHGLLVPQYLARDHRTVAQSIRNGFAQAGVSVRLVCEEEGIDFLSVRMEPYDLCFLKTLMDDPRLRAMVEVIQSPAYQKQLSGLPGYDNHQTGELG, translated from the coding sequence TTGGTACTGCATAACACGATCCGCAAAACCCGGGATGAGCGGGGCTGGTCGCAACAGGAACTGGCTGACCGGGCCGGACTCTCGCGCACCGGCATCAGCGCTATCGAGGCCGGACGCCTCATTCCGTCCACGGCCGCCGCGCTGGCGCTGGCCGCGGCGTTTAACTGCCGGGTAGAGGATTTGTTCGTGCTCAGCGGCCAGGAGTCCGCGCAATGGGCCTGGCCCCCGCCCCAGGATCCCTGCCGCTACTGGCGGGCCATGATCGGGTCACGCCAACTCATCTATCCGGTGGAATCAAGTCCTCTCGGGATTCTGCCCCATGATGGCGTATGGCGCGATGGAGAATTTCACGACCACCCCTTTGCGGATCCGGTCCGCACCCTGGTGGTTGCCTGCTGTGATCCGGCGGTAGGCCTTTTGGCAGGCGAATATGCGCGCCAGACGCCCTTCCGCATGCTGGTGCTGCCCCGTTCCAGTCGTACCGCCGTGGAGCTGCTGGCCGCCGGCCTGGTCCATGCGGCGGGCATTCACCTGGCCAACGCCGCCACACCCGAGGAAAACCGCGAGACTGCCGCTAAAATCCTGGGAGAGGATTTCTGCCTGATCCGGGTGGCCAACTGGGAGGAAGGCCTGGCACTTGCCCCCGGCCTCGCCGGCCAGGATATCGAGTCGCTCATGAAGGCCAACCTCAGATGGATCGGCCGGGAGCAGGGCTCCGGGGCGCGCCAGGTTCTCGACGAATTGTCCCATGGACTGCTCGTGCCCCAATACCTTGCCCGCGACCATCGCACCGTTGCCCAGAGCATCCGCAACGGTTTTGCTCAGGCTGGCGTTTCGGTGCGCCTGGTCTGCGAAGAAGAAGGGATCGACTTTCTTTCGGTGCGCATGGAACCCTATGACCTGTGCTTTCTCAAGACTTTGATGGACGATCCGCGGCTGCGAGCCATGGTCGAAGTCATCCAATCCCCCGCCTACCAGAAACAGCTTTCCGGCCTGCCCGGCTACGACAACCACCAGACCGGCGAACTCGGCTAG
- a CDS encoding class I SAM-dependent methyltransferase — protein MDIRSIDWNEIWKQHNPEGRDEERTRIYWDNRASSFATGVEDDFYVNQFLTLIDPCPEWRVLDVGCASGTLAIPLAGRVRQVTGVDISGAMLDGLRAGCEKGGIGNVKTVRASWTDDWRALAIEPHDLVIASRSLIVADLRQAIAKLDRFALRRVCISTPVGDGPQDPAMLGAVGRRRRGGADYIYVYNLLYQMGLQANLQFLTSRGQRTYPDKETLFLRMRDKVGEMLPQEEKALRDYIDHSFVLREGRWQRREPRSIRWAVMWWDKD, from the coding sequence ATGGATATACGAAGCATCGACTGGAACGAAATCTGGAAGCAGCACAACCCTGAAGGTCGTGACGAGGAGCGAACCCGAATCTATTGGGACAACCGGGCGTCATCGTTTGCCACGGGCGTTGAAGACGATTTTTATGTCAACCAGTTTTTAACGTTGATTGATCCCTGTCCCGAGTGGAGGGTGCTGGATGTCGGCTGTGCTTCGGGGACCCTCGCCATTCCGTTGGCCGGGCGGGTGCGGCAGGTTACGGGAGTGGATATTTCCGGGGCGATGCTCGATGGTCTGCGGGCTGGTTGTGAGAAAGGTGGCATCGGCAATGTCAAAACGGTTCGCGCATCCTGGACGGACGACTGGCGGGCGCTGGCTATCGAGCCTCACGATCTGGTCATCGCCTCGCGTTCCCTGATTGTGGCCGACCTGCGCCAGGCGATTGCAAAGCTCGACCGGTTCGCGCTGCGCCGCGTTTGCATTTCAACCCCGGTCGGCGACGGACCGCAGGACCCCGCCATGCTCGGAGCCGTGGGGCGCCGCCGCCGTGGTGGCGCGGATTACATCTATGTTTACAATCTGCTTTACCAGATGGGGCTGCAGGCCAATCTGCAATTTCTGACCTCCCGGGGACAAAGGACCTATCCGGACAAGGAGACGCTGTTTTTGAGAATGCGGGACAAGGTCGGAGAAATGCTGCCCCAGGAAGAAAAAGCCTTGCGCGACTATATCGACCACTCCTTTGTTCTGCGGGAGGGGCGCTGGCAGCGTCGTGAGCCGCGCAGCATCCGCTGGGCCGTCATGTGGTGGGATAAGGACTGA
- a CDS encoding TonB-dependent receptor plug domain-containing protein: MFIFAGMTKSNRPVIWSLGLVLLFFPIPESVAVEVAASGVFALGEIEVVAHEEQGAASLLTERVSEETLRNFNRDDVAEALDMLPGVHLSKVGGRNESTVYVRGFDLRHVPLYLDGIPIYVPYDGYPDLRRFTTFDLSQIVLSKGFASVLYGPNTMGGAINLVSKRPETAFEGNCGAGYASGDSYQAYFNLGTNQDWWYLQTGASWYNTDYFRLSDDFRKTANEDGGRRENSYARDRKINIKVGLTPRGDDEYAFSYIYQHGVKGTPPYAGSASSERIKYWRWPYWEKESYYINTRTGLGEASYVKTRLYYDRYMNSLFSYDNAEYDTISRPYAFRSNYDDHTYGGSLEVGTKLLPRNEMKVAFHYKRDVHREHNRPNPYQRFADEIYSVGAEDTITLTDNLKVVAGLSYDATRTLDAQDFISGELVDFPKGESDAWNPQIGLFYELTDTAVLYATVAHKTRLATIKDKYSYRLGTAIPNPDLKPEKAINYQIGYRNRLWDRLSFNAALFYSDIEDFILQATIQDPDDPTATIGQNQNVGKVEQYGLELGIEGNLSDSLEAGINYTLMDRNNRDNDDKLTGTPNHKLFTYVRYRPRTWLSLQADLIYHSNSFSSSDGVRIAGEFAVANVKAVFEPLPGVTFDAGINNLFDTNYAYDEGYPEPGINYFGNVAYRF, translated from the coding sequence ATGTTCATTTTTGCAGGAATGACTAAATCGAATCGCCCGGTGATCTGGTCTTTGGGCCTGGTGCTGCTGTTTTTCCCAATCCCCGAGTCGGTAGCGGTCGAAGTTGCCGCCAGTGGTGTGTTTGCGTTGGGCGAGATCGAGGTTGTTGCCCATGAAGAGCAAGGCGCCGCGAGTCTGCTGACCGAGCGGGTTTCCGAAGAGACCCTGCGCAACTTCAATCGCGACGATGTTGCCGAAGCTCTGGACATGTTGCCGGGGGTTCATTTGAGCAAAGTCGGGGGACGTAATGAAAGCACCGTATATGTCCGGGGATTCGACCTTCGGCACGTGCCTTTGTATTTGGACGGCATCCCCATCTATGTGCCCTATGACGGCTATCCTGATCTGCGCCGTTTCACCACTTTTGATCTGTCACAGATCGTGCTTTCCAAAGGTTTTGCCTCGGTGTTGTACGGTCCCAATACCATGGGCGGTGCCATCAACCTCGTATCCAAGCGGCCGGAAACGGCTTTCGAGGGGAATTGCGGGGCCGGGTATGCCTCCGGAGACAGCTACCAGGCCTATTTCAATCTTGGCACCAATCAGGATTGGTGGTACCTGCAGACCGGGGCGTCCTGGTACAACACTGACTACTTTCGCCTTTCAGATGATTTTCGGAAGACGGCCAACGAAGATGGAGGCCGGCGCGAGAACTCCTATGCAAGGGACCGCAAAATCAATATCAAGGTCGGACTGACGCCACGCGGCGATGACGAGTACGCTTTCAGCTACATCTATCAGCACGGCGTCAAGGGGACGCCTCCGTACGCCGGAAGCGCTTCTTCGGAGCGCATAAAGTACTGGCGATGGCCCTACTGGGAGAAGGAAAGTTATTATATCAATACCCGCACCGGCCTGGGCGAGGCATCCTATGTGAAGACGCGTCTTTACTATGATCGCTACATGAACTCCCTGTTCAGCTACGATAATGCTGAATATGACACCATCTCCCGGCCTTATGCTTTTCGCAGCAATTACGATGATCATACCTACGGCGGCTCCTTAGAGGTCGGCACAAAACTGCTGCCGCGCAACGAAATGAAGGTGGCGTTTCACTACAAGCGCGATGTGCACAGAGAGCACAACCGGCCCAATCCTTACCAGCGCTTCGCGGACGAGATCTATTCCGTCGGAGCCGAGGACACCATAACCCTGACGGATAACCTGAAGGTGGTTGCCGGTCTGAGTTACGACGCTACCAGGACCCTTGATGCCCAGGATTTTATCAGCGGCGAACTGGTCGATTTTCCCAAGGGTGAAAGCGACGCCTGGAATCCCCAGATCGGGCTGTTCTACGAGCTGACCGATACCGCGGTCCTGTATGCCACCGTCGCGCATAAAACCCGCCTCGCGACCATCAAGGACAAGTATTCCTACCGGCTGGGTACGGCCATTCCCAACCCCGACCTGAAACCGGAGAAGGCGATCAATTACCAGATCGGCTATCGGAATCGTTTGTGGGATCGGTTGTCCTTCAACGCGGCTCTCTTTTATAGCGACATCGAGGATTTCATTCTGCAGGCCACCATTCAGGATCCCGACGATCCGACCGCAACCATCGGCCAGAATCAGAATGTCGGCAAGGTGGAGCAGTATGGCCTGGAGCTGGGGATTGAGGGCAATCTGAGCGACAGCCTGGAAGCCGGCATAAACTACACCCTCATGGACAGGAACAACCGGGACAACGATGACAAGCTGACCGGCACGCCCAATCACAAGCTGTTCACCTATGTCCGGTATCGCCCCCGGACATGGCTCAGCCTGCAGGCGGATCTTATCTACCATTCCAATTCCTTCAGTTCTTCCGACGGTGTGCGGATCGCCGGCGAGTTTGCGGTGGCCAACGTCAAGGCTGTGTTCGAACCGCTTCCAGGAGTGACTTTCGACGCCGGCATCAACAACCTCTTCGATACCAATTATGCCTACGATGAGGGGTATCCGGAGCCCGGCATCAATTATTTCGGCAATGTTGCGTACCGATTTTAA